A genomic stretch from Candidatus Nitrososphaera gargensis Ga9.2 includes:
- a CDS encoding ribosome biogenesis protein: MTTLIIAEAALETVPCEIINHPAVRNHARRLGLKPSETLLDRSYHHAAMSKLQDNGRRGRPDIVHFALMEALGTPLFLRGMLKVYVHTVNDRLITIADNLRIPKSYFRFEGLMVSLFRDKVIKSDEGRVLMEISDGTLADLVNAIRPSRVIGLSRTGIQGTAEKAVAENLADDGCCAFVVGGFPRGHFSESTTRLLNLTYSISDIGLEAHVVIARVLYECEKFLLEKGIHHEGDEKRRQVGT; encoded by the coding sequence ACCGTGCCTTGCGAGATTATCAACCACCCCGCAGTGCGAAACCATGCTCGCAGGCTAGGATTAAAGCCTTCAGAAACCCTGCTTGATAGGAGCTACCATCATGCCGCCATGAGCAAATTGCAAGACAACGGCAGGCGTGGCAGGCCGGACATTGTCCATTTTGCACTGATGGAGGCTCTGGGAACGCCACTCTTTCTGAGAGGCATGCTGAAGGTCTATGTGCATACGGTAAACGACAGGCTGATCACAATCGCCGACAACCTGCGGATCCCAAAGTCGTACTTTCGCTTCGAGGGCCTGATGGTGAGCCTGTTCAGGGACAAAGTCATCAAAAGTGACGAAGGAAGGGTCCTTATGGAAATTTCTGACGGCACGCTTGCAGACTTGGTGAATGCCATCAGGCCTAGCAGAGTTATTGGCCTGTCCAGAACGGGCATCCAGGGCACTGCGGAAAAGGCTGTGGCTGAAAACCTTGCTGATGATGGCTGCTGCGCGTTCGTGGTAGGCGGGTTCCCAAGGGGCCACTTTTCCGAGAGCACGACCCGGCTTTTGAACCTGACCTACTCGATAAGCGACATCGGTCTGGAAGCGCATGTAGTCATTGCAAGGGTGCTGTATGAATGCGAAAAGTTTCTACTTGAAAAAGGCATCCACCATGAAGGCGATGAAAAGCGCCGTCAGGTAGGGACTTGA
- a CDS encoding heme o synthase — translation MTTHQITVGSRLKNYYELTKPKIWYLLVFTAFGAALTASFLFDKPIEPLTWLLLIGGVAAGSAAADTLTGYNDRDIDAIMDRTKNRPIPSGRISPKNALAFGLVLTAISLVCAWFINIWAFGLMAFGLFDNIIVYSKWLKRRSQSNIILGGFSGGAPALIGYVAVTTQNIEIGLVMAGLVFLWIPTHIWSLALHVKKDYTKAGVPMLPVVSSEKSSVRVIAGTTLMMVVFSILPFFFNQMFGIIYLATAAVFGAVMIALSVWLLVKPSEKASWTVFKFSSPYLTALFIAFMVDAFFK, via the coding sequence TTGACGACTCACCAGATAACTGTAGGCAGCCGGCTCAAGAACTATTACGAGCTCACAAAGCCCAAGATCTGGTACCTACTGGTTTTCACAGCTTTTGGAGCTGCCCTTACAGCATCGTTCCTCTTTGATAAGCCGATCGAGCCGCTTACTTGGCTACTGCTTATAGGCGGAGTTGCTGCCGGCTCGGCAGCTGCTGACACGCTGACGGGGTACAACGATAGAGACATTGACGCAATAATGGACCGCACCAAGAACCGGCCCATACCGTCGGGCAGGATATCGCCCAAGAACGCTCTTGCCTTTGGGCTTGTGCTTACAGCAATTTCGCTTGTATGCGCTTGGTTCATCAACATCTGGGCATTTGGCCTAATGGCCTTTGGGCTCTTTGACAACATCATCGTCTACAGCAAGTGGCTAAAGAGAAGAAGTCAATCAAACATCATCCTCGGCGGCTTTTCAGGTGGTGCACCAGCGCTAATTGGTTATGTAGCGGTAACTACTCAAAACATTGAGATAGGGCTAGTGATGGCAGGTCTGGTCTTCCTCTGGATACCAACCCACATCTGGAGCCTTGCGCTTCATGTGAAAAAAGACTACACAAAGGCCGGCGTGCCGATGCTGCCGGTGGTATCCAGCGAAAAGTCCTCAGTCAGGGTAATCGCCGGTACCACATTGATGATGGTAGTGTTCAGCATCCTGCCGTTCTTTTTCAACCAGATGTTTGGCATCATTTACCTTGCTACTGCGGCCGTCTTTGGAGCAGTCATGATAGCGCTTTCTGTGTGGCTTTTGGTAAAGCCCAGCGAAAAAGCATCGTGGACAGTGTTCAAGTTCTCAAGTCCCTACCTGACGGCGCTTTTCATCGCCTTCATGGTGGATGCCTTTTTCAAGTAG
- a CDS encoding Lrp/AsnC family transcriptional regulator produces MGRIDDLDVKILSELALDASISVPKLSKKINVNSSVVYSRIKRLVKRGLIKKFTIVINDEALGFNVKALTGINMDSKLRDNVLNELFKIPEVREVAEVTGRFDVLVTMNARSLDEMHQLISEKIGRIEGVQKTETFIEMRKTSRELAYPTSIAK; encoded by the coding sequence ATGGGAAGAATTGATGATTTAGACGTGAAAATTTTGAGTGAGCTTGCCCTGGACGCAAGCATTTCTGTCCCAAAACTTTCCAAGAAGATCAATGTCAATTCGTCAGTAGTTTACAGCAGGATAAAGCGCCTTGTCAAGCGCGGCCTTATCAAAAAGTTCACTATCGTGATCAACGATGAAGCGCTCGGCTTTAACGTCAAGGCGCTCACCGGCATCAACATGGACTCAAAGCTCAGAGACAACGTTCTGAACGAGCTCTTCAAGATCCCTGAAGTGAGGGAGGTCGCAGAGGTCACGGGCAGGTTCGATGTCCTGGTGACGATGAACGCCCGCTCGCTTGACGAGATGCACCAGCTTATCTCTGAAAAGATAGGCAGGATAGAAGGAGTGCAAAAGACAGAGACGTTCATTGAGATGCGCAAGACAAGCCGCGAGCTTGCCTACCCGACATCAATAGCCAAGTAA